A portion of the Alphaproteobacteria bacterium genome contains these proteins:
- a CDS encoding molybdopterin molybdotransferase MoeA → MISVEDALIKIIHNLVSTNLEYLSLDLCLDRILGEDIKSSFDNPISPISAMDGYAIHLNGTESLPLNFHVIGEIAAGQSFDRILLPGEAVRIFTGGHLPLGANSIIIQENVIFNNNSIRVQQGSLKIGQHVRQQGIDFKENQILVSKGVKLTSRHLALLAAAGYNQLPIKCKPYIGILCTGNEIVLPGLPKTKEQIYSSNHISLAHLVSIFGGIPIQLGIVEDNEKQIISRLIHIEKLDMLVVSGGMSVGAYDLTKSAFKQNGFDLDFWKIAMRPGKPLMFGHYKNIPVLGLPGNPVSTFIGAFIFLKKAIYTLLGQTTPLCHTILQAYLVGNLPANDQRQDYLRAHMKILKNLEKPGLWVEPFILQDSSVLSNLAEANALIVRTPFAPALTHGSIVETLIIENHGF, encoded by the coding sequence TTGATATCTGTTGAAGACGCCTTAATAAAAATCATACATAATTTAGTCTCTACTAACCTTGAATATTTGTCTCTAGATCTTTGTCTTGATCGCATATTAGGTGAAGATATTAAATCTTCATTTGATAATCCCATTTCTCCTATTTCTGCTATGGATGGATATGCCATACATTTAAATGGAACAGAATCTTTACCTTTAAATTTTCATGTAATTGGTGAAATAGCCGCAGGTCAATCTTTTGATCGTATTCTTTTACCGGGTGAAGCTGTGCGCATTTTTACCGGGGGTCATCTCCCTTTAGGCGCAAATAGTATTATCATACAAGAAAATGTAATTTTTAATAATAATTCTATCAGAGTTCAACAAGGTTCTTTAAAAATTGGCCAACATGTTCGTCAGCAAGGAATAGATTTTAAGGAAAATCAAATTCTTGTAAGTAAAGGTGTTAAACTAACCTCACGTCATCTAGCTTTATTAGCTGCTGCAGGTTATAACCAACTACCTATCAAATGCAAACCTTATATAGGTATTTTATGTACAGGTAATGAAATTGTATTACCAGGATTACCCAAAACAAAAGAACAGATTTATAGCAGTAATCATATTTCTCTTGCTCATCTTGTTAGTATTTTTGGTGGTATTCCTATTCAATTGGGTATTGTAGAAGATAATGAAAAGCAAATTATATCACGATTAATCCATATAGAAAAACTAGATATGTTAGTTGTATCAGGAGGCATGTCGGTTGGCGCTTATGATCTAACTAAATCAGCTTTTAAGCAAAATGGGTTTGATCTGGATTTTTGGAAAATCGCTATGCGGCCTGGCAAACCCTTAATGTTTGGACATTACAAAAATATACCTGTTTTAGGATTGCCAGGTAATCCGGTTTCCACTTTTATTGGTGCATTTATCTTTTTAAAAAAAGCAATATATACATTATTGGGCCAAACCACACCCCTTTGTCATACTATCTTACAAGCATACCTTGTAGGTAACTTACCTGCTAATGATCAACGCCAAGATTATTTAAGAGCTCACATGAAAATTTTAAAAAATCTTGAAAAGCCTGGGTTATGGGTAGAACCTTTTATATTACAAGATAGCTCTGTTCTATCAAACCTAGCTGAAGCAAATGCTTTAATTGTTCGCACACCTTTTGCCCCGGCCTTAACCCACGGTTCTATAGTCGAGACACTCATTATTGAAAATCATGGGTTTTAA
- the moaC gene encoding cyclic pyranopterin monophosphate synthase MoaC: MKSFTHINKDHQIQMVNVSKKMATKRIAIAQCIILMTKQTLQLIQNNKIAKGEVLTTAKLAGIMAAKKTSDLIPLCHPLMINHIEIDYQFDTKHSHLLITSKCETHGPTGVEMEALTSVTICALTIYDMCKAVEKSMSISNVQLIYKSGGKSGIYKAKN; encoded by the coding sequence ATGAAATCTTTTACTCATATCAACAAAGATCATCAAATTCAAATGGTTAATGTTTCAAAAAAAATGGCAACCAAACGTATTGCTATTGCCCAATGTATTATTTTAATGACAAAACAAACCTTGCAATTAATTCAAAATAATAAAATCGCCAAAGGTGAGGTTTTAACAACTGCTAAATTAGCTGGCATTATGGCCGCAAAAAAGACATCAGATTTAATTCCATTATGTCATCCTCTTATGATCAACCACATTGAAATTGACTATCAATTCGACACCAAACATTCTCATCTTCTTATTACAAGCAAGTGTGAAACCCATGGCCCAACGGGGGTTGAGATGGAAGCATTAACCAGCGTTACCATATGCGCTCTTACTATCTATGATATGTGTAAAGCTGTTGAAAAATCGATGTCCATAAGCAATGTTCAATTGATTTATAAATCAGGTGGTAAATCTGGTATTTACAAGGCAAAAAATTGA
- a CDS encoding SurA N-terminal domain-containing protein: MLSTIRNKTSGLIAKILFFILICSFTIWGIGDIFRQGGRTPTLIKVGKIDINEQTFQQKFTQTIQRLQNAFGSNLSTAQAVQLGMDQTVIDNLVSQALFVQKTTQIGLNLPESEIFNYIGQEPAFKNEFGQFSRLKMQSLLAQSGLTEQDYFNNLKQNLVQNQLIDGLTSGITSPEFLLNILYQYRYERRVAESFILKPSMITSIPQSDEQTLKSFYEAHKNAYMVPEKRNALLVEITPDALVEQINPSDAELQEEYDVRQRDFFTPETRTVEQIVFKNQEEAAKAFSDLKKGIKFEQIAKNQNLDIINLGKITRDAPPPGFNPNLMEKTFATNINKGDFVEPTQGLVGWHILHVTQIDPAQTITFDKAKPNLIESVKQRLAAEKIADLINQYEDAKASGLDMTEAAEKIGFKAQKLSEIEKTNPSSKASLDSAVVDLIFSTDIGQDSNLVSRKDGGYFAVAVTEIIESKPLTFDQARSTVLKDWQEGEQIKALDKLGKDYVEKINQGVDIKKLAQNINVDVKRSQPFFRDSADLPNNIPSALATRIFDLKPNQALSFPDGKNIIIAQLKEIQPIDLKTDQELYKKFSQTITEDYKSIVMDLFKESLKKEFPIHINETRLKEILSQQP; the protein is encoded by the coding sequence ATGCTTAGCACAATTCGAAATAAAACATCTGGATTAATTGCCAAAATTTTATTTTTTATCCTTATTTGTTCTTTTACAATATGGGGTATTGGGGACATTTTTAGACAAGGGGGACGTACCCCTACTTTAATAAAAGTTGGGAAAATTGATATTAATGAGCAAACTTTTCAACAAAAATTCACCCAAACTATTCAGCGTTTACAAAATGCTTTTGGTTCTAATTTATCTACAGCTCAAGCTGTGCAATTGGGAATGGACCAAACTGTGATAGATAATTTAGTCAGCCAAGCTTTATTTGTCCAAAAAACAACCCAAATCGGATTAAATTTGCCTGAAAGTGAAATATTTAACTATATAGGTCAAGAACCTGCTTTTAAAAATGAATTCGGTCAATTTAGTAGACTTAAAATGCAAAGTTTGCTTGCCCAAAGTGGGTTAACCGAACAAGATTATTTTAATAATTTGAAACAAAATCTTGTTCAAAACCAACTTATTGATGGATTGACTAGTGGTATTACATCTCCAGAATTTCTTCTTAATATTTTATATCAATACAGGTATGAAAGACGAGTAGCTGAAAGTTTTATTTTAAAACCATCCATGATTACATCTATACCCCAAAGTGATGAACAAACTTTAAAAAGTTTTTATGAAGCTCATAAAAATGCTTACATGGTCCCAGAAAAAAGAAATGCTTTACTAGTTGAAATTACTCCTGATGCTCTGGTGGAGCAAATCAATCCATCTGATGCTGAACTTCAGGAAGAATACGATGTAAGACAAAGGGATTTTTTTACACCTGAAACCAGAACTGTGGAACAAATTGTTTTCAAAAATCAAGAAGAAGCTGCCAAAGCATTTAGTGATTTAAAAAAAGGTATAAAATTTGAACAAATTGCTAAAAACCAAAATTTAGATATCATTAACCTTGGCAAAATTACTAGAGATGCTCCTCCCCCTGGATTTAATCCCAATTTAATGGAAAAAACCTTTGCTACAAACATAAATAAGGGTGATTTTGTTGAGCCTACCCAGGGTCTTGTTGGATGGCATATTTTACATGTAACCCAAATAGATCCTGCTCAAACAATTACTTTTGACAAAGCTAAACCCAATCTTATTGAATCTGTAAAACAACGTTTGGCTGCAGAAAAAATTGCCGATTTGATCAACCAATATGAAGATGCCAAAGCCTCTGGGTTAGATATGACAGAAGCTGCTGAAAAAATAGGATTTAAAGCACAAAAACTTAGTGAAATTGAGAAAACAAATCCATCATCTAAAGCATCACTTGATTCTGCTGTAGTTGATCTAATATTTTCAACAGATATTGGTCAGGATTCTAATTTAGTATCAAGAAAAGATGGGGGTTATTTTGCTGTTGCGGTAACAGAAATTATTGAATCAAAACCTTTAACTTTTGATCAAGCACGGTCAACTGTTCTGAAAGATTGGCAGGAAGGTGAACAAATCAAAGCTTTAGACAAACTTGGCAAAGATTATGTAGAAAAAATTAACCAAGGTGTAGATATTAAAAAACTTGCACAAAATATAAACGTTGATGTTAAAAGATCCCAACCTTTTTTCCGGGATAGTGCAGATTTACCCAATAATATTCCAAGCGCTCTTGCAACAAGGATCTTTGATCTCAAACCAAATCAAGCTCTATCTTTTCCTGATGGTAAAAATATAATTATAGCGCAACTTAAAGAAATCCAACCTATCGATTTGAAAACTGATCAAGAATTATACAAAAAATTTTCACAAACAATAACAGAAGATTATAAATCAATAGTTATGGATTTATTTAAGGAATCTTTAAAGAAGGAATTTCCCATACATATTAATGAAACAAGGTTAAAAGAAATTTTATCTCAGCAGCCTTAA
- the tpiA gene encoding triose-phosphate isomerase produces MEEKNPLIVGNWKMNGLLSEGQSWINFLSNHLPEGFLTSDLVVCPPNTLLFLFNDLIHKKTSHQKFIKLGAQNCHDQEYGAFTGEISPLMLKDIGCSYVILGHSERRYYFAETNTLICSKVRTALKAGLKVILCIGETKKEKDEGKTLSVLQNQLEQSIPSDTNQIKNLVIAYEPVWAIGTGKIPTLDDIQMVHDYIESLIAIRIGKHHQNRILYGGSVQPNNAKQIFDIKNVGGLLVGGASLNAKIFLQIIEACYDK; encoded by the coding sequence ATGGAAGAAAAAAATCCTTTGATTGTGGGTAATTGGAAAATGAATGGCTTGCTTAGTGAAGGGCAAAGCTGGATAAATTTTTTATCTAACCATTTACCAGAAGGTTTTTTAACCAGTGATTTGGTTGTTTGCCCACCCAATACCTTACTTTTTTTGTTTAATGATTTGATTCATAAAAAAACATCCCATCAAAAATTTATAAAACTTGGTGCACAAAATTGTCATGATCAAGAATATGGGGCTTTTACTGGTGAGATATCACCTTTAATGCTTAAAGATATAGGATGTTCTTATGTCATCCTTGGTCATTCTGAAAGACGTTATTATTTTGCTGAAACTAATACACTAATCTGTTCTAAAGTACGAACAGCTCTTAAAGCAGGATTAAAAGTTATCTTATGTATTGGTGAAACAAAAAAAGAAAAAGATGAGGGCAAAACTCTATCAGTTTTACAAAATCAATTAGAACAGTCTATTCCCTCCGATACAAATCAAATAAAAAATTTAGTAATCGCTTATGAACCGGTTTGGGCAATTGGAACAGGCAAAATTCCAACATTAGATGATATTCAAATGGTTCATGATTATATTGAATCGTTGATCGCTATAAGAATTGGCAAACACCACCAAAATAGGATCCTTTATGGGGGATCGGTACAACCCAATAATGCAAAACAAATTTTTGATATTAAAAATGTTGGTGGGCTTTTAGTTGGTGGTGCAAGTTTAAATGCAAAAATCTTTTTACAAATAATAGAAGCTTGTTATGATAAATAA
- the secG gene encoding preprotein translocase subunit SecG, with protein sequence MEKIILTLHLIVAIIMVAVILIQKNEGGGLGIGGGSGMSGFMTGRSAANFLTRVTAILAACFFLTSIALVIVSNQKDITSPFDQLEKSSSSSSPNNSLPAEQKDNLPTVPVGQ encoded by the coding sequence ATGGAAAAAATTATATTAACATTACATCTTATTGTAGCTATTATCATGGTTGCGGTTATTCTCATTCAAAAAAATGAAGGTGGTGGACTTGGAATTGGTGGTGGTAGTGGTATGTCTGGTTTTATGACAGGGCGGAGTGCCGCTAATTTTTTAACAAGGGTAACAGCTATTTTAGCAGCTTGTTTTTTCTTAACCAGTATAGCTTTAGTTATTGTTTCTAACCAAAAAGATATAACATCACCTTTTGATCAGCTTGAAAAATCTTCTAGCTCATCTTCACCTAATAATTCTTTACCTGCAGAACAAAAAGATAATTTACCTACAGTTCCTGTTGGACAATAA